The following proteins are encoded in a genomic region of Methanoculleus bourgensis MS2:
- a CDS encoding FAD-dependent oxidoreductase, with product MEHGSGAGHGLPGRHESFWMETAPETSYPPLPGDLEADVAVVGGGITGITTAVLLKQAGYTVAVIEADRISRGVTGHTTAKVTSLHRLIYRELVDRFGGSRAKQYADANQAAIGTIASLVQEYDIPCDFIRKPAYTYAESEDSRDLVAAEADAARSLGLPAAFVDDVPLPGRTYGAVRFADQAQFHPLNYLLRLASMIPGDGSQIFEKTRALEVRDERSRCTVRTDRWTVTARSVVLATHYPFYDGPGFYYARMEPSRSYVLGIRIDEPFPEGIFINAEGPAHSWRSQPASGGELVLVGGMEHRTGENVDTREHYRRLEEYARSVYPVKSVDYRWSAQDYITIDGVPYIGPLADGHENVYIATGFRKWGMTNGTAAAMILTDMIRGRQSPWAEVYAPDRFRPIASIQRFLAHNIEVAEKYIGGAISRPSGDLRDVQPGEGRILMIEGRKTGIYRDQEGRVHAVNPTCTHMGCVAAWNSAEETWDCPCHGSRYSVDGRVIHGPAVRGLPPPGE from the coding sequence ATGGAGCATGGTTCGGGTGCGGGACATGGCCTGCCGGGCAGGCATGAGTCGTTCTGGATGGAGACAGCCCCGGAGACGTCGTATCCCCCTCTGCCGGGGGACCTGGAGGCCGATGTTGCGGTCGTGGGCGGCGGCATCACCGGGATCACCACCGCCGTCCTGCTCAAACAGGCAGGCTACACGGTTGCCGTGATCGAGGCGGACAGGATCTCTCGGGGGGTGACCGGCCACACGACGGCAAAGGTCACCTCACTCCACCGGCTCATCTACCGGGAGCTCGTCGACCGGTTTGGAGGCAGTCGGGCAAAGCAGTACGCAGACGCAAACCAGGCCGCGATCGGGACGATCGCGTCGCTTGTCCAGGAGTACGACATTCCTTGTGACTTTATCCGGAAACCTGCCTATACCTACGCAGAATCAGAAGACTCCCGCGACCTCGTCGCGGCAGAGGCGGACGCGGCACGGAGCCTCGGGCTCCCGGCGGCATTCGTGGACGACGTTCCGCTGCCGGGAAGGACCTACGGGGCGGTGCGGTTCGCCGACCAGGCGCAGTTTCATCCCCTGAACTATCTGCTACGGCTGGCCTCCATGATTCCGGGCGATGGGAGCCAGATCTTTGAGAAGACCAGGGCGCTCGAGGTGCGGGATGAGAGGAGCCGCTGCACGGTCCGGACTGACCGGTGGACTGTCACGGCCCGGTCCGTGGTCCTCGCTACCCACTACCCCTTCTACGATGGGCCGGGGTTCTACTACGCCCGGATGGAGCCGTCACGCTCCTACGTCCTCGGCATCCGGATCGATGAGCCGTTCCCGGAGGGGATCTTCATCAACGCCGAAGGGCCCGCCCACTCCTGGCGGTCGCAGCCGGCGAGCGGCGGCGAACTGGTGCTCGTCGGTGGTATGGAGCACCGGACCGGCGAGAATGTGGACACGAGGGAGCACTATCGCAGACTCGAGGAGTATGCCCGGTCGGTCTACCCGGTCAAATCCGTCGACTACCGCTGGTCCGCACAGGACTACATCACCATCGACGGCGTCCCCTACATCGGCCCGCTCGCCGACGGTCACGAGAACGTCTACATCGCAACCGGCTTTCGGAAGTGGGGGATGACCAACGGCACCGCGGCAGCGATGATCCTTACCGATATGATCCGGGGACGGCAAAGCCCGTGGGCGGAGGTCTACGCTCCCGACCGGTTCAGGCCGATAGCATCGATCCAGAGATTCCTCGCCCACAACATCGAGGTGGCCGAGAAGTACATCGGCGGGGCCATATCCCGGCCTTCCGGGGACCTGCGGGATGTCCAGCCCGGAGAGGGGAGGATCCTGATGATCGAGGGCAGAAAGACGGGAATCTACCGGGACCAGGAGGGACGGGTCCACGCGGTCAACCCTACCTGCACCCATATGGGGTGCGTCGCCGCATGGAACAGCGCCGAAGAGACCTGGGACTGCCCCTGCCACGGCTCACGCTACTCGGTCGACGGTAGGGTGATCCACGGCCCGGCAGTCAGGGGGCTCCCGCCGCCCGGCGAGTGA
- a CDS encoding formylmethanofuran dehydrogenase subunit A encodes MSELLIKNACVIDPLRGINAETMDIAILDGKIVEDVSGAAEVIDARGALTLPGGIDSHTHICGTKVNFGRYMSPEDMRAGRTPRRGPMHSTSGYSVPTTYGNSYRYSAMGYTTLLEGAMAPLEARHTHEEFTYTPLQDTMANALFDGNWGILEAIRDGDTKRVAAIIAWTLRAVKGFAVKLTNPGGTEAWQWGKNVSCIRDPVPYFEVTPAEIIRSVVEANELLHLPHSVHLHCNNLGTPGNYTCTLGSLGLIPDLNPKRQTLYATHVQFHAYGGSGWKDFCSKSEPIARLVNMRPQIVIDMGQVMFGRTTTMTADGPMEFNLYRLHHDKWSNHDVELETGSGIIPVIYRRKNLVNSIMWAIGLELALLTKNPWQCLLTTDNPNGAPFVRYPEIIALLMSKRYRDAEFATIHPDTGSRVPLPAIERELDWYEIAVMTRAGQAKALGIQDLGKGHLGPGAEADVAIYPIRIDEVDPSTDYQKVIEAFGRTEYTIKRGRVVSRRGDCLVDGSNATFWVRPKVSDDYDMGKDPDFIEKFDRYYTVRMRNYPVQEEYLNRNRCIETEAEI; translated from the coding sequence ATGAGTGAACTCCTGATCAAGAACGCCTGCGTCATCGATCCCCTCAGGGGTATCAACGCCGAGACGATGGATATCGCCATCCTTGATGGGAAGATCGTCGAGGATGTGAGCGGCGCGGCCGAGGTGATCGACGCACGCGGTGCGCTCACCCTCCCGGGCGGGATCGACTCGCACACCCATATCTGCGGGACAAAGGTGAACTTCGGCAGGTACATGAGCCCTGAGGATATGCGGGCCGGCAGGACGCCCCGACGCGGGCCGATGCACTCCACGTCCGGTTACAGCGTCCCGACCACCTACGGCAACAGCTACCGCTACAGCGCGATGGGCTACACGACCCTGCTCGAGGGCGCGATGGCGCCGCTTGAGGCCCGCCACACCCACGAGGAGTTCACCTACACCCCGCTCCAGGATACGATGGCAAACGCCCTCTTTGACGGGAACTGGGGGATCTTGGAGGCGATACGGGACGGCGATACGAAAAGGGTTGCGGCCATCATCGCCTGGACGCTCCGGGCGGTGAAGGGGTTTGCCGTCAAACTTACGAACCCCGGTGGCACCGAGGCCTGGCAGTGGGGCAAGAACGTCTCGTGCATCAGGGACCCGGTGCCCTACTTTGAGGTGACGCCGGCAGAGATCATCAGGTCGGTTGTCGAGGCGAACGAGCTCCTCCATCTCCCGCACTCGGTCCACCTCCACTGCAACAACCTCGGGACGCCGGGGAACTACACCTGCACGCTCGGGTCTCTCGGCCTCATCCCCGACCTGAACCCGAAGCGGCAGACCCTGTATGCCACGCATGTTCAGTTCCACGCCTATGGCGGGTCGGGGTGGAAGGACTTCTGCTCGAAGAGCGAGCCGATTGCGCGGCTTGTCAACATGCGCCCGCAGATCGTCATCGATATGGGGCAGGTGATGTTCGGCCGGACAACCACGATGACCGCCGACGGACCGATGGAGTTCAACCTCTACCGGCTCCACCACGACAAGTGGAGCAACCATGACGTGGAACTTGAGACCGGTTCCGGGATCATACCGGTCATCTACCGGCGCAAGAACCTGGTCAACTCGATCATGTGGGCGATCGGTCTTGAGCTCGCGCTCCTCACGAAGAACCCCTGGCAGTGCCTGCTCACGACTGATAACCCGAACGGTGCGCCGTTCGTCCGGTACCCTGAGATCATCGCGCTCCTGATGAGCAAGCGGTACCGTGACGCCGAGTTCGCCACCATCCACCCTGATACCGGGTCACGGGTGCCCCTCCCGGCGATCGAGCGTGAGCTGGACTGGTATGAGATCGCGGTGATGACCCGGGCCGGGCAGGCGAAGGCGCTCGGGATCCAGGATCTCGGGAAAGGCCATCTCGGGCCGGGGGCCGAGGCTGACGTCGCCATCTACCCGATCAGGATCGATGAGGTCGACCCGTCGACCGACTACCAGAAGGTGATCGAGGCGTTTGGCCGGACCGAGTACACGATCAAGCGGGGCAGGGTCGTCTCGCGGAGGGGCGACTGCCTGGTTGACGGGAGCAACGCCACGTTCTGGGTCAGGCCGAAGGTCTCCGACGACTATGATATGGGAAAAGATCCGGACTTCATCGAGAAGTTCGACCGCTATTACACGGTCAGGATGAGGAACTACCCGGTGCAGGAGGAGTACCTGAACCGGAACCGGTGCATCGAGACGGAGGCGGAGATATGA
- a CDS encoding hydrogenase large subunit has translation MKKTVDVSIPLGPVHPCWKEPVRLKCETAGERVLRTEVELGYMKKGIERIMRGRPWQEVMFLAERVCGICSVVHNMVFIETMEKISAITVPPRAAYLRVIANELDRIASHLIANFSYCYTIEHETLAMYILNTRETVLDNLERLTGSRINTAYMIPGGVRFDLLPEDAAAMLADLAKVEEEMKRHVRIFETGPLIALRSRGIGVMTREEAVLAHTVGPTARASGVPDCDLRLRHPTYQALGFKQVTRTEGDNFARIMVRFQEVFQSIDLIRRCIETLPEGPIRGGGFCKAGETSYSGEAPRGELTYYVKTDEYGRVVDIAIRTPSIMNIEACAHSMIKDVTSIADVTSTFISSDPCIACNER, from the coding sequence ATGAAGAAGACCGTCGACGTATCCATACCGCTCGGCCCGGTGCATCCCTGCTGGAAGGAGCCCGTCCGCCTCAAGTGCGAGACGGCGGGCGAGCGGGTACTCAGGACCGAGGTCGAGCTCGGCTACATGAAGAAAGGGATCGAGCGGATCATGCGGGGCCGGCCCTGGCAGGAGGTGATGTTCCTTGCGGAGCGGGTCTGCGGTATCTGCTCGGTCGTCCACAACATGGTCTTCATCGAGACGATGGAGAAGATCAGCGCGATAACGGTTCCGCCGCGGGCTGCCTACCTCCGGGTGATCGCAAACGAGCTCGACCGGATAGCAAGCCACCTTATCGCGAACTTCTCCTACTGCTACACGATCGAGCACGAGACGCTCGCGATGTACATCTTAAACACCCGGGAGACGGTGCTCGATAACCTTGAGCGGCTCACGGGCTCGAGGATCAACACCGCCTACATGATCCCGGGCGGGGTCAGGTTCGACCTCCTGCCCGAGGACGCCGCGGCGATGCTTGCCGACCTCGCGAAGGTGGAAGAGGAGATGAAACGTCATGTCCGGATCTTTGAGACCGGGCCGCTGATTGCGCTCCGGAGCCGCGGGATCGGGGTCATGACCCGTGAGGAGGCAGTCCTGGCCCACACCGTCGGCCCCACGGCCCGGGCGAGCGGTGTCCCTGACTGCGACCTGCGTCTCCGCCACCCGACCTACCAGGCGCTGGGCTTCAAGCAGGTGACCAGGACCGAGGGCGACAACTTCGCCCGGATCATGGTTCGCTTCCAGGAGGTCTTCCAGAGCATCGACCTGATCAGGAGATGCATCGAAACCCTCCCTGAGGGCCCTATCCGGGGCGGCGGCTTCTGCAAGGCGGGCGAGACCTCGTACAGCGGCGAAGCCCCCCGGGGCGAGCTGACCTACTACGTGAAGACCGACGAATACGGCAGGGTGGTTGATATCGCGATCCGGACGCCCTCGATCATGAACATCGAGGCATGCGCTCACTCGATGATCAAGGATGTCACATCGATCGCTGATGTGACATCGACGTTCATCAGCAGCGACCCCTGTATCGCGTGCAACGAGAGGTAA
- a CDS encoding molybdopterin dinucleotide binding domain-containing protein, producing MTYLMVTGRTVNQGVTVENKTSAEYAEETSTCFMHEFDMLELGLDDGDAIQVTGPCGEVVMRAVASAEVEMGTVFVPYGPYANHIIDADTHSTGMPDFKSHEVEIEPTDEEPKTVHKLMEDLGGLAYDR from the coding sequence ATGACCTATCTCATGGTCACCGGGCGGACGGTGAACCAGGGCGTGACCGTCGAGAACAAGACCTCAGCCGAGTACGCGGAGGAGACCTCCACCTGCTTCATGCACGAGTTTGACATGCTGGAACTCGGGCTTGACGATGGGGATGCCATCCAGGTCACCGGGCCCTGCGGAGAGGTCGTCATGCGGGCGGTTGCGTCGGCTGAGGTGGAGATGGGCACCGTCTTTGTCCCGTACGGGCCGTATGCAAACCACATCATCGATGCCGATACCCATTCTACTGGTATGCCGGACTTCAAGTCGCACGAGGTGGAGATCGAACCGACGGACGAAGAACCAAAGACTGTTCACAAACTGATGGAAGACCTGGGAGGGCTTGCGTATGATCGTTAA
- a CDS encoding FAD-dependent oxidoreductase, translated as MCSGRFAYQPPPGWLPGTPPLILHNPYMRPGTGDTPGVPVVYGDLRAGPHTGGKRTMGEPERNDGLPGMAESYWVATSPETGFPPLDGDGRVDVTVIGGGIAGITTAFLLKRAGLTVALLDADRIVKGATGYTTAKITSLHRLIYRDLIDRDLIDRDLIDRFGSTKARQYADANQAGIEMIASLVREYNIPCSFKRKPAYTYAESEDSRDLVAAEVDAARSLHLPAAFVDDVPLPGRTYGAVILENQAQFHPRNYLLLLAGHLPGEGSYIFEMTRALGIEELDDGVRVRTDRGLLSSDYAVLATHYPIYDRPGSYFARMRASRSYALGIRIDEPFPEGIFINADGPVHSWRSQPAASDSELVIVTGEAHGTGKVTDTRAHYRRLDEYARSVYPERIVDYHWSAQDYITADRVPYIGPLAEGHNRVFVATGFGKWGMAAGTAAGMILADLIRGRASPWAEVFDPARFGEQPEYPGWVQKSLQSVGGTIEVNASWFDREVATIPPREGKVIETDGQKVAVYRDGHATLHTLDPTCMHMACTVAWNNAEKSWDCPCHGSRYDAYGRVIGSPTVKDLAGKEVVRR; from the coding sequence ATGTGTAGCGGCAGGTTTGCCTACCAGCCCCCGCCGGGATGGCTCCCGGGAACCCCACCGCTGATCCTGCACAACCCATATATGCGCCCCGGCACCGGGGATACGCCCGGTGTTCCGGTGGTCTACGGGGACCTCCGGGCCGGACCTCATACGGGAGGAAAAAGAACCATGGGAGAGCCGGAGCGTAACGACGGTCTGCCTGGAATGGCGGAGTCGTACTGGGTAGCCACCTCACCGGAGACCGGGTTTCCGCCCCTCGACGGGGACGGGCGGGTGGACGTAACGGTGATCGGCGGCGGGATAGCAGGGATCACCACAGCGTTTCTGCTGAAGCGGGCGGGACTGACCGTCGCCCTCCTCGATGCCGACAGGATCGTTAAAGGCGCGACCGGCTACACGACGGCAAAGATCACCTCGCTCCACCGGCTCATCTACCGGGATCTCATCGACCGGGATCTCATCGACCGGGATCTCATCGACCGGTTCGGGAGCACGAAGGCGCGGCAGTATGCAGACGCAAACCAGGCAGGGATCGAGATGATCGCGTCCCTCGTCCGGGAGTACAACATCCCATGCAGTTTCAAGCGGAAACCCGCCTACACCTACGCAGAGTCGGAAGACTCCCGCGACCTTGTTGCGGCAGAGGTGGACGCGGCACGGAGCCTCCACCTCCCGGCAGCGTTTGTGGATGACGTGCCCCTGCCGGGCAGGACCTACGGGGCGGTCATCCTGGAGAACCAGGCGCAGTTCCATCCGCGGAACTACCTCCTCCTGCTTGCAGGGCATCTCCCGGGGGAGGGGAGTTACATCTTCGAGATGACCCGCGCTCTGGGCATCGAGGAACTGGACGATGGGGTGCGGGTCAGGACCGACCGGGGATTGCTCTCCTCCGACTACGCGGTCCTTGCCACGCACTACCCTATCTACGATCGCCCCGGCTCCTACTTTGCCCGGATGCGCGCTTCACGCTCTTACGCGCTCGGCATCCGGATCGATGAACCGTTTCCGGAGGGGATCTTCATCAACGCCGACGGGCCTGTCCACTCCTGGCGGTCGCAACCCGCCGCGAGCGACAGCGAACTGGTCATCGTCACCGGGGAGGCGCACGGCACCGGGAAGGTGACCGATACACGGGCGCACTACCGCCGCCTCGATGAGTATGCCCGGTCGGTCTACCCGGAAAGGATCGTCGACTACCACTGGTCTGCACAGGACTACATCACGGCTGACCGCGTCCCCTACATCGGGCCGCTCGCAGAGGGGCACAACCGCGTCTTTGTCGCGACGGGCTTTGGAAAGTGGGGGATGGCGGCCGGCACGGCGGCGGGGATGATCCTTGCCGATCTGATCCGGGGCCGCGCGAGCCCCTGGGCTGAGGTCTTCGACCCGGCGCGGTTCGGAGAGCAGCCCGAATACCCGGGTTGGGTGCAGAAGAGCCTCCAGTCGGTCGGGGGGACGATCGAGGTCAATGCCTCCTGGTTTGACCGGGAGGTTGCGACGATACCGCCTCGGGAGGGGAAGGTCATCGAGACCGACGGGCAGAAGGTGGCGGTCTACCGTGATGGGCACGCCACCCTCCACACGCTGGACCCGACCTGCATGCACATGGCCTGCACCGTCGCCTGGAACAACGCGGAGAAGTCCTGGGACTGCCCCTGCCACGGCTCACGCTATGACGCTTACGGGCGGGTGATCGGGAGCCCGACGGTGAAGGACCTTGCAGGGAAGGAGGTTGTGCGAAGGTAA
- a CDS encoding glycosyltransferase — translation MNAIHGIRAYERYAGKETVRRIEAKARPLQDMHILHMNSTYYGGGVSQLLASLTLLMNSLGIQTGWRVVHGPPDFFSVTKKFHNALQGAKINLTGRKKEIYEQVVHENAIRNHLNHDVIFVHDPQPLPLITHYRKKSPWVWRCHIDLTAPNPEVWNYLAPFIERYDAVVLSCREYRQNLATPQVFFTPAIDPFSIVNRELSESAVDERLAHYNIPSDLPLVVQVSRFDRWKDPEGVIRAFEKARKKEECTLVLVGNVATDDPEGAEVYRSLLSHRGERVIILSVQDGALVNALQRRAAVVLQKSIREGFGMTVSEAMWKGAAVIGGNVGGIRYQIQDGVNGFLVSSVDEAAERIVQLLRDPDLGQRLGRAAHETVRERFLFTRTIEQYLDLISSFEPEFRLRGESWNLPAGESPEERGRAPAVAAISPR, via the coding sequence ATGAACGCAATTCACGGCATCAGGGCATATGAACGGTATGCAGGAAAAGAAACGGTACGCCGCATCGAGGCAAAGGCACGACCGCTCCAGGATATGCACATCCTGCACATGAACTCAACCTACTACGGCGGGGGCGTCTCCCAGCTCCTCGCGTCCCTGACGCTTCTGATGAACAGCCTCGGCATACAGACGGGATGGCGCGTCGTGCATGGCCCGCCTGACTTCTTCAGTGTGACAAAGAAGTTTCATAACGCCCTCCAGGGGGCGAAGATCAACCTGACCGGCCGGAAGAAGGAGATCTACGAGCAGGTTGTCCACGAGAACGCCATCAGGAACCACCTCAACCACGATGTGATCTTCGTCCACGACCCGCAACCGCTCCCGTTGATCACCCATTATCGGAAGAAGAGTCCCTGGGTGTGGCGCTGTCATATCGACCTCACTGCGCCGAACCCGGAGGTCTGGAACTACCTTGCCCCGTTCATCGAGCGGTATGACGCTGTCGTCCTCTCCTGCAGGGAGTACCGCCAGAACCTCGCGACGCCGCAGGTCTTCTTCACGCCCGCCATCGACCCCTTCTCCATCGTGAACCGGGAACTCTCAGAGAGCGCCGTCGACGAGCGCCTCGCGCACTACAACATCCCGAGCGACCTTCCCCTGGTCGTGCAGGTCTCCCGGTTCGACCGCTGGAAGGACCCCGAGGGAGTCATCCGGGCATTTGAAAAGGCGAGGAAGAAGGAGGAGTGCACCCTGGTCCTTGTCGGGAACGTGGCGACCGACGACCCTGAGGGTGCCGAAGTCTACCGTTCGCTTCTCTCCCATCGGGGCGAGCGGGTCATCATCCTCAGCGTCCAGGACGGGGCGCTGGTGAACGCGCTCCAGCGCCGGGCAGCGGTTGTCCTGCAGAAATCAATCAGGGAGGGGTTTGGCATGACTGTCTCGGAGGCTATGTGGAAAGGGGCTGCGGTGATCGGCGGGAACGTCGGCGGCATCCGCTACCAGATACAAGATGGTGTGAACGGGTTCCTGGTCTCCTCCGTCGATGAGGCAGCGGAGAGGATCGTCCAGCTCCTCCGTGACCCCGACCTCGGGCAGCGGCTCGGGCGTGCGGCGCACGAGACGGTGCGGGAGCGTTTCCTCTTCACCCGCACCATCGAGCAGTACCTTGACCTGATCAGCTCGTTCGAGCCTGAGTTCAGGCTGAGGGGGGAGTCGTGGAATCTTCCTGCCGGTGAATCACCCGAAGAGCGGGGCAGGGCGCCAGCAGTAGCCGCGATATCTCCGCGGTGA
- a CDS encoding formylmethanofuran dehydrogenase subunit C, whose protein sequence is MKVTLAMKPTDTSFIPIEAESIVPKNFLSGTDFSVWRGNRELNLDEVFLVSVEGEADRPEDIEVVILGEDTFRLKRVGEYMDGGKITVLGDIGMHCGNFMSGGTIEIHGNADGWLGREMAGGTILCRGDAANYCASGYRGGRKGMTGGTVEVFGRAGHFLAENISGGAVTVHGDAGDMAGAEMRDGTLIVHGDCSRPAANMKGGSCYVYGTAHAMLPTFKKIGTVRHEGRTLIHFTGDIANRGKGNLFVKDYRYLD, encoded by the coding sequence ATGAAGGTCACGCTTGCCATGAAACCTACAGATACGTCGTTCATCCCGATCGAGGCTGAGTCGATTGTCCCGAAGAATTTCCTTTCGGGCACCGACTTCTCCGTCTGGCGCGGGAACCGGGAACTCAACCTCGATGAGGTCTTCTTGGTCTCTGTGGAGGGCGAGGCCGACCGGCCGGAGGATATCGAGGTCGTCATCCTGGGCGAGGATACGTTCAGGCTCAAACGGGTGGGGGAATACATGGACGGAGGCAAGATCACCGTTCTCGGCGATATCGGTATGCACTGCGGCAACTTCATGAGCGGCGGGACCATCGAGATCCACGGCAACGCCGACGGCTGGCTTGGCCGGGAGATGGCGGGAGGGACGATCCTCTGCCGGGGTGATGCCGCCAACTACTGCGCGTCGGGATACCGCGGCGGGAGGAAGGGTATGACCGGCGGGACGGTGGAGGTCTTCGGCCGCGCCGGGCACTTCCTGGCAGAGAACATCTCAGGCGGTGCTGTGACCGTGCACGGTGATGCCGGGGATATGGCCGGGGCGGAGATGCGCGACGGCACGCTCATCGTCCACGGGGACTGTAGTCGTCCGGCGGCGAACATGAAGGGGGGTTCCTGTTACGTCTACGGGACCGCGCATGCGATGCTTCCCACGTTTAAGAAGATTGGGACGGTCCGGCACGAGGGGCGGACGCTTATCCACTTCACCGGGGATATCGCGAACCGGGGAAAGGGAAATCTTTTTGTGAAGGACTACAGATATCTGGATTGA
- a CDS encoding formylmethanofuran dehydrogenase subunit B: MIVKDVVCPFCGCLCDDIEVEVEGNRVVSVGNACELGTTKLAGEKRMKNPILRDGNEWKDITYDEAIRYAADMLLSAERPLLYGWSGTHGEAQCVGVHMAELVRGVIDNTSSVCHGPSILAIQEVGHPGCTLGVVKNRADLVIYWGSNPIDAHPRHLSRYTRYADGFFLENAFRDRKVVVVDIRRTETANIADEFVQIKPGGDYAVLSALRAIVRGKTETIPRTVAGVTREQLVRVVDLCKEAKFGAVYFGLGLTMTQGKYKNIRNAIELVSELNRHTKFTISAMRGHYNVYGSNEVNTWMTGYPFGIDFSRGIAFYNPGETTAVDILARKECDAALIVGSDPAAHFPRRCLEHLADIPVVQLDPYPNATTAFCNVQIPVAVTGIDAEGTAYRMDGVPIRTRKVLSTDYPSDAEVLSRMYALMQEGREG, from the coding sequence ATGATCGTTAAGGATGTGGTCTGCCCATTCTGCGGGTGCCTCTGTGACGATATCGAGGTGGAGGTAGAGGGGAACCGGGTAGTCTCCGTCGGCAACGCCTGCGAGCTCGGCACAACGAAACTTGCGGGCGAGAAGAGGATGAAGAACCCGATCCTGCGCGACGGAAACGAGTGGAAGGATATCACCTACGATGAGGCGATACGGTATGCTGCCGACATGCTTCTTTCGGCCGAGCGGCCGCTCCTCTACGGGTGGAGCGGCACCCACGGGGAGGCCCAGTGCGTGGGGGTGCATATGGCCGAGCTCGTGCGCGGCGTCATCGATAACACATCCTCGGTCTGCCACGGGCCGTCGATCCTTGCGATCCAGGAGGTCGGGCACCCCGGGTGCACGCTCGGTGTCGTGAAGAACCGGGCCGACCTTGTGATCTACTGGGGTTCCAACCCGATCGACGCCCACCCCCGTCACCTCTCCCGGTATACGCGCTACGCGGACGGGTTCTTCCTCGAGAACGCCTTCCGCGACCGGAAGGTGGTCGTCGTGGATATCAGGCGGACCGAGACTGCAAACATCGCCGATGAGTTCGTGCAGATCAAACCCGGCGGAGACTACGCGGTCCTCTCGGCGCTCCGGGCTATCGTCCGCGGGAAGACGGAGACGATACCGAGGACAGTCGCGGGCGTCACCCGGGAGCAGCTCGTCAGGGTGGTTGACCTCTGCAAAGAGGCGAAGTTCGGCGCGGTCTACTTTGGGCTTGGGCTCACGATGACCCAGGGGAAGTACAAGAACATACGAAACGCCATCGAACTCGTCTCCGAGCTGAACCGGCACACGAAGTTCACCATCTCGGCGATGCGGGGCCACTACAACGTCTACGGGTCAAACGAAGTGAATACCTGGATGACCGGCTACCCCTTCGGGATCGACTTCTCCCGGGGTATCGCATTCTACAACCCCGGGGAGACCACGGCGGTGGATATCCTGGCCAGGAAGGAGTGCGACGCGGCGCTGATCGTCGGGAGCGACCCGGCCGCCCACTTCCCGCGCCGGTGCCTCGAGCACCTCGCCGATATCCCGGTGGTCCAGCTTGACCCCTACCCGAACGCCACCACCGCGTTCTGCAACGTCCAGATCCCGGTGGCGGTGACCGGCATCGACGCGGAGGGGACGGCCTACCGGATGGACGGGGTGCCCATCAGGACCAGAAAGGTCCTCTCCACCGACTACCCCTCTGATGCGGAGGTTCTCTCCCGGATGTATGCACTGATGCAGGAGGGACGAGAGGGATGA
- a CDS encoding DUF1922 domain-containing protein, whose translation MYLVIRCPGCKTFTYVDRYQRWRLCPMCGEAINIGKAPVYLDADDFQDAECVVEQLESYLHRTGKKDLTESDIQGLRAQYVRWVKNRV comes from the coding sequence ATGTACCTTGTCATCCGCTGCCCGGGCTGCAAAACCTTCACCTACGTGGACCGCTACCAGCGCTGGAGGCTCTGCCCGATGTGCGGCGAGGCGATCAACATCGGGAAGGCTCCGGTCTACCTGGACGCCGATGACTTCCAGGATGCAGAATGCGTGGTGGAGCAACTTGAATCGTACCTGCACCGGACCGGAAAGAAAGACCTGACAGAGAGTGACATCCAGGGGCTACGGGCCCAGTACGTCCGGTGGGTGAAAAACCGGGTCTGA
- a CDS encoding 4Fe-4S binding protein, giving the protein MRSIIYYIREFLRPEWLKNFFFAKTAPLVTPPYFKDYPSLTGEECTGCFSCMMICPAPGAIEVLRRKDQWEPEVYLGHCIRCGLCVEACPEGVLASGRILDITRHDGTAFRSWYRLQVDDTLCMRCGNCCVSCPINKQEDPQLGATGTSSSDEVIMRIEGGRVRILHEEKCTGCKTCETHCPNRAIRVARMVEGVHEEVET; this is encoded by the coding sequence ATGCGTTCGATCATCTACTACATACGAGAGTTCCTACGGCCTGAGTGGTTGAAGAACTTCTTCTTCGCAAAGACCGCACCCCTGGTCACCCCCCCGTACTTCAAGGACTACCCGTCCCTGACGGGCGAGGAGTGCACGGGGTGCTTCTCCTGCATGATGATCTGTCCGGCACCCGGGGCCATCGAGGTTCTCCGCCGAAAAGACCAGTGGGAGCCCGAGGTCTACCTTGGCCACTGCATCAGGTGCGGTCTCTGTGTCGAGGCGTGCCCGGAAGGTGTCCTTGCGAGCGGGCGGATTCTCGACATCACCCGGCACGACGGGACGGCGTTCCGGTCGTGGTACCGCCTCCAGGTCGACGATACCCTCTGCATGCGGTGCGGGAACTGCTGTGTCTCCTGTCCGATCAACAAGCAGGAAGACCCGCAGCTCGGGGCGACCGGGACGTCATCGAGCGATGAGGTGATCATGCGGATCGAGGGGGGCCGGGTGCGGATACTCCATGAGGAGAAGTGCACCGGGTGCAAGACCTGCGAGACCCACTGCCCGAACCGTGCAATCAGGGTCGCCCGCATGGTCGAAGGGGTACACGAGGAGGTGGAGACATGA